A window of the Deltaproteobacteria bacterium genome harbors these coding sequences:
- the glmU gene encoding UDP-N-acetylglucosamine diphosphorylase/glucosamine-1-phosphate N-acetyltransferase — protein sequence MKKCQAVILAAGSGTRMKSALPKVAHEILGKAMVNYVVDEVKKAGAKEVVVVVGYGREIVEGKIAGRGVTYALQEKQLGTGDAVRAAIRDIKKSDRDVLVLCGDAPLVRADTLKKLVRLHRREKAAVTVLTGLLEDPSGYGRVIREPSGAIARIVEEKDASAEERSINEINSGSYVFSRKFLLENIESLVPENVQKEYLLTDLVYRAFFAGEKVSGYLVPDSDEIVGINSREELAFAAGVVTLRVAESLMRGGVTIEDPYNSYVGPDVKVGADTVIEPGVVIRGATRIGKNVRLGTGVYIEGSDIREAAEILPYSVVIQAVVGKGARVGPFAHLRPESVLMEGARIGNFVEVKKSRIGKGSKANHLAYVGDSTVGAQVNIGAGTITCNYDGIAKHETVIGDGVFVGSDTQLVAPVKIGRGAVIGAGATVTDDVPPFALALSRAKQQNIANWVIRKKPELIKKAGLEIPKREKKKRG from the coding sequence ATGAAAAAATGCCAAGCCGTCATCCTTGCCGCGGGCTCGGGGACGAGAATGAAGTCCGCCCTTCCGAAGGTAGCCCACGAGATTCTCGGGAAGGCGATGGTCAACTACGTCGTCGACGAGGTCAAAAAAGCGGGGGCGAAAGAGGTGGTCGTGGTGGTGGGGTACGGCAGGGAGATCGTGGAAGGCAAGATCGCGGGGAGGGGCGTGACCTATGCCCTGCAGGAGAAACAGCTCGGCACGGGCGATGCGGTCCGTGCCGCGATACGGGATATCAAAAAGAGCGACAGGGACGTTCTCGTCCTCTGCGGCGATGCCCCCCTGGTTCGGGCCGATACCCTGAAAAAGCTTGTCAGGCTTCACCGCAGGGAAAAGGCCGCCGTGACGGTCTTAACGGGGCTTCTCGAAGACCCGTCGGGGTACGGGAGGGTGATCCGGGAGCCGTCGGGAGCGATCGCCAGAATCGTGGAGGAAAAGGACGCCAGCGCCGAAGAGAGGTCGATAAACGAGATCAACTCGGGAAGCTACGTCTTCAGCAGGAAGTTTTTGCTCGAGAACATAGAGTCGCTCGTACCCGAAAACGTCCAGAAGGAGTACTTACTCACCGACCTCGTGTACCGGGCGTTCTTCGCGGGGGAGAAGGTTTCCGGGTACCTCGTTCCCGATTCGGACGAAATCGTCGGGATCAACTCCCGGGAGGAGCTGGCTTTTGCCGCGGGGGTTGTCACCCTCCGGGTAGCCGAGAGCCTGATGCGGGGTGGCGTGACGATCGAGGACCCCTACAACTCCTATGTCGGGCCCGATGTGAAGGTCGGGGCCGACACGGTGATCGAGCCGGGTGTGGTGATACGGGGTGCCACGAGGATAGGAAAGAACGTACGGCTGGGTACGGGCGTTTACATAGAGGGGAGCGACATCAGGGAGGCCGCCGAGATACTCCCCTACTCCGTGGTGATACAGGCCGTTGTGGGGAAGGGGGCGAGGGTCGGTCCGTTTGCCCACCTGCGGCCGGAATCCGTCCTCATGGAGGGTGCCCGCATCGGGAACTTCGTGGAAGTAAAGAAATCGAGGATCGGAAAGGGCTCGAAGGCAAACCACCTGGCCTACGTGGGAGATTCGACGGTGGGAGCGCAGGTGAACATCGGCGCCGGTACGATCACGTGCAACTACGATGGGATTGCGAAACATGAAACGGTGATCGGGGACGGGGTCTTCGTCGGCAGCGACACCCAGTTGGTTGCGCCCGTGAAAATAGGCAGGGGTGCCGTTATCGGCGCGGGAGCCACCGTCACCGATGACGTCCCTCCCTTCGCCCTGGCCCTGTCGAGGGCGAAGCAGCAGAACATAGCGAACTGGGTTATCAGGAAGAAGCCCGAGCTGATAAAGAAAGCGGGCCTCGAGATCCCGAAGAGAGAGAAGAAAAAAAGAGGGTAA
- the atpD gene encoding F0F1 ATP synthase subunit beta translates to MNIGRVVQVIGPVVDVAFEPGKLPALFNGVHLTNPSISDKEWNLVVEVAQHLGNNVVRCIAMDSTEGLVRGIEARDTGGPITVPVGPETLGRIMNVVGDPVDELGEIVSEKRYPIHRDAPSFEEQSTKVEILETGIKVVDLLEPYQKGGKVGLFGGAGVGKTVIIMELIHNIAIEHGGFSVFGGVGERTREGNDLWIEMKESKVLSKAVLIYGQMNEPPGARARVGLTALTAAEYFRDEEGQDVLLFIDNIFRFTQAGSEVSALLGRIPSAVGYQPTLSTDLGELQERITSTNKGSITSVQAIYVPADDLTDPAPATTFSHLDATTVLSRQIAELGIYPAVDPLDSTSRVMDPGVIGEDHYRVARSVQRILQRYKDLQDIIAILGMDELSEDDRLIVSRARKIQRFLSQPFFVAEAFTGQPGKYVKLEDTIKGFEEIVEGKHDDLPEQAFYMVGTIEEAVEKGKKLLEEE, encoded by the coding sequence ATGAACATAGGAAGAGTCGTCCAGGTCATCGGGCCTGTCGTGGACGTTGCCTTCGAGCCGGGGAAGCTGCCCGCTCTGTTCAACGGCGTACACCTGACCAATCCCAGCATCAGCGACAAGGAGTGGAACCTCGTGGTGGAGGTCGCCCAGCACCTGGGGAACAACGTCGTGCGCTGTATCGCTATGGACTCAACGGAGGGCCTTGTCCGGGGCATCGAGGCACGGGACACGGGCGGGCCGATAACGGTTCCCGTGGGTCCCGAAACCCTCGGGAGGATCATGAACGTGGTCGGCGATCCGGTGGACGAGCTCGGCGAGATCGTCTCCGAGAAGCGCTACCCCATACACCGTGATGCGCCCTCCTTCGAGGAGCAGTCGACGAAGGTGGAGATTCTCGAAACGGGCATCAAGGTGGTGGACCTTCTCGAGCCCTATCAGAAGGGCGGAAAGGTCGGGCTCTTCGGGGGAGCGGGCGTCGGAAAGACGGTCATCATCATGGAGCTGATCCACAACATCGCCATCGAGCACGGCGGGTTCTCCGTCTTCGGCGGCGTCGGTGAGCGCACGCGGGAAGGGAACGACCTCTGGATCGAGATGAAGGAGTCGAAGGTCCTGAGCAAGGCCGTTCTCATCTACGGGCAGATGAACGAGCCGCCGGGCGCCAGGGCGCGGGTCGGCCTGACTGCCCTCACTGCCGCGGAATACTTCAGGGACGAGGAGGGGCAGGATGTCCTCCTCTTCATCGACAACATCTTCAGGTTTACCCAGGCCGGCTCCGAGGTTTCGGCGCTTCTCGGCAGGATCCCCTCGGCCGTCGGTTACCAGCCCACCCTCTCAACGGACCTGGGCGAGTTGCAGGAGCGCATTACCTCCACGAACAAGGGGTCCATCACCTCCGTGCAGGCGATTTACGTCCCCGCGGACGACCTGACGGACCCCGCGCCGGCGACGACCTTCTCACACCTGGATGCGACGACCGTGCTTTCGCGGCAGATAGCGGAGCTTGGCATTTACCCCGCCGTGGACCCCCTCGACTCCACGTCGCGGGTCATGGATCCGGGCGTCATCGGCGAGGATCACTACCGTGTTGCCCGTTCGGTCCAGAGGATTCTCCAGCGCTACAAGGACCTCCAGGACATCATTGCGATTCTGGGAATGGATGAGCTCTCGGAGGATGACCGGCTGATCGTTTCCCGGGCGAGGAAGATACAGCGGTTTCTCTCGCAGCCCTTTTTCGTTGCCGAGGCCTTTACCGGGCAGCCCGGAAAATACGTGAAGCTCGAGGATACCATCAAGGGGTTCGAAGAGATCGTGGAGGGGAAGCACGACGACCTTCCCGAGCAGGCCTTCTACATGGTGGGTACGATCGAGGAGGCAGTAGAGAAGGGCAAAAAGCTCCTCGAGGAAGAGTAA
- a CDS encoding F0F1 ATP synthase subunit epsilon produces the protein MEERIRLEIVTPERLLLSEDVDEVIAPGHLGEFGVLPEHTPFLALLDIGILRYRSGTDETQLAVSGGFAEVLENKVVILARTAEFGREIDVERARRALERAEKGLEGLSLGDELYVKLEAKLRRALVRLQASG, from the coding sequence ATGGAAGAGCGCATCAGGCTCGAAATAGTGACACCGGAGAGGCTGCTTTTATCCGAGGACGTGGACGAGGTGATCGCTCCCGGGCATCTCGGAGAGTTCGGGGTCCTTCCCGAGCACACCCCCTTCCTGGCCCTGCTCGACATCGGCATTCTCAGGTACCGCTCCGGCACGGATGAGACGCAGCTCGCCGTGTCCGGCGGCTTCGCCGAGGTGCTCGAAAACAAGGTGGTCATTCTCGCACGGACGGCTGAGTTCGGGAGGGAGATCGACGTGGAGCGTGCGAGGCGGGCCCTGGAGAGGGCCGAAAAGGGCCTCGAAGGCCTCTCTCTCGGCGATGAGCTCTACGTCAAATTAGAGGCAAAGTTACGGAGGGCGCTGGTAAGGCTGCAGGCCTCGGGATAA